CAAGCAAAGCAAATGTTTGTTCATGTAAACCATAAACATTTGCTTaatgcaaattaaaaaaaaaattatatatataaaaaatatatatatatataaataaataaataaacttaaatcgaaatcaaatgataaaataataaatggaaattatgTATGTTTCTATGTTTACaacttataaaatttatttgcaaaatatatatatatatatatgaaacatttaaaataaatgcgatatacaaaaaaaaactgtgttttttatttaatagaaaagaTAAAATTGGGTTTTCtgactatatgatacccggtactcttcTTTAACCAAACCCTTTCTTTGAAGTTCCTTAGCATACTTTTCTGGGCTTCGGAACAAAACAACTGCAACAATACTGTAGGATATCAGAATAAAAATTCAGTAACTCATCTATAAATCTAACCTTAAGTAGAGTTTTCCATAAAAGctttttcaaaaactatttttgaacCAGTCTCAAAATTGTTAAAGAAACATGAACTGTGTACAAGTCTTCCTTCCAATTCTTATAGCTTAATCTCTTATAATATTTAAGATCTCTGAggaataaaaactatttttattgcCATTTCCATATACTTTATTATGTTTTGTGCaaataacaattttatttttataatctaACATGTATTGGTATTTCTATAGCTTCCTTAATTTGTGTTTGGGTTTCGTTATAAATTACCTATtacaatattattataattttattaaacagcAGATGTGCTACATAATTCTGCCTTTACACAAATATTCCGTTTTTATAAAAGTATTCCTTGTTATTGTTTTCGTTGATATTCCGTTTATAGTTGGTGagtttttttagtttagttaTTATGAGTGTGggtactttatttatttattttttgtctacTTCAACGCAAAAAATCATCTAAAAATTGTCGAGTATTCATATTTTTGTAttctatataatatttaaatatattatatacttgCTCTGCTAAAATCGGTGTGGTTGCAGAATAAGGATGTGCACATcctcaaaatgcaaacacatTAATAGTATGCcgttttgattattttaatttatatatgtatttttggtTAAAATCGGTGTATAAAATTGTGGTATCTTATTCGTTTACTCCTTAGCTTTGCGGTTTGCTTTGCTTTGTGTCGttttgctttgctttctttGCTGGCTAGCATGCTTGCTTGCTTTTTTCAAATCCATACTCTCAAATCAACAAATACACAGCGCTTCCTTCATTACGAGTACAGTACGTTTCAGTAATGCAATGTTCATCCAAAActtatgtatataaaaaatatttttcatgcTAAGGCAACGTTCAACATCGATATGGGATagtttagttttctttttttagttGTATTCGTAatcattatatttattttttttttgtgtaaaggGTTCCTCTATAAAGCGTCTGCATGATATGTGTGTGCTCAGGAGGTTCGAGTGATGTGTCATTCGGAAATGggttttgtaaaaattaaatttgtaaaataataaacaagatTAAGGCTTGAGGTCTGTGGTGCAAAGTATTTGTGTCTTCAGATATCGAGTGTTTTGGtgctttttggttttctgATATTTATTTCTAATCGAGGTGAGGTTCTTTACGATCTAGGCTGTGTTGGTTGAATTTTAGATTCTTTGGTTAGTTTTAGCTTTCTCTGGTTAAGTGTCTTCATATCAAAACTGCCAACAACTTGTGTCTGTATAGTATTGTTTTTGTATAATATGCTTTTTGTTGcgcttttccaaaaaattagCTGACtttctttggtattttttttttttttgggccaatCCTTAGCCAATGGCTCCCGTGTTGGATACACAACTATTGCTGATCAATGGTTCCCGAGAATTCACAGAAGTATTGGATGGATCAATGGACAGCGTAAAGGTCGATGTCTCCACCGAATCGTGCTGGCTTTGGGTCTGTTCGTGTCGCCTCGGCTTCACCAACTGAGCTGGATCCTTGTTTTGTACTCCGGCCTCGGCTGCCGGATAGCTAGAAACCCGTTTAAGGGTCTAAGAAATGATTACatttaatcttaaatataaataatatttaaactaaGCAATACCTTATCACTTAGTATTTCAGCTGCATTGGCAGCCGCCACTGATTCCGTAACAGgacaaatatttttgcttgAGGAAAACTTTTTACGTTTTCGTTTCAGAGCAGCAATGGCAGTGAGTCCTAAAAtagtttatattattttttaatatatttttaaaatattttatagatattaAAGACCCACCACTTGTTGTATGAAAGAAATGTGTGCCCACGCTCATATGTCCTGCCGATCCTGTAGAGGCTGTAGCTGGTGAACTGCTGCCCACCGAAGGAGTTGTGGAACTATTTGACTCTCCGTGGTATCCGTATCCTTGCTGGGTGGAATTTTGGGCATAGGAGACCCTCGTTTGCCCATGAACCGGTGTGGATGCGTGGGAGGAATTGCAAACCGAATCTTCGGACTTTGAGCGACCCAACATCTTACTCACATTGCCCACCTTGGCGGCTTCTATTAGGGTGCCTGTGGGAtacagggcgtatgagtaatatttttgtttacattCCAAGACCACCTTACCCCATCTCTTTTTGTGTCCTGCAATGCGTTTGTTGTAAGGCTTTAATGCGGACTTGTTGTACTTTGTGGCGATTTGGCCAGTGACCCCCAAGGCCGTCCCCTGAACACCCTGAGTGGGCGAGGTGGGTGAGTCCCCGGATCCTCCGCCTCCACTGCCAGCCTGACTTTGCTGTCGCTTATGCATGAAGTTGGGTGTAAACAAAGTAGACAATGTGGAGCTCAAAATCTCGTGCTGATTATCATAGTTGTCAAGGGATGTGGAGAACTCTGCCACAGGAGCCAGGGATCCAGTGGAGCCAGGCGGGGCTATGTTGAAGCCCTTCATCAGGCGGCGCTCCTTTTGGCGATTCTTTTTTCCCCCGCCTCCTAAGTAATGTTTAATTAGTTATACAATTTTAGTATACGACTTCAGAGGGCTTACCACCACCTTGACCAGCCGTGACATTTGTGTCCATTCCACTATTTTTCAGTATTTCCACCAACTCGCATCGGAAAGCCGAGATGTCCTGTTTGATCTCATTGACATCGTCCTCTGTGACACCTTGGGACTCTGCCTTGCGCTGCTCCACGGTTACATAACGCCTTACCAGATTTCGCATTATTTGCTGATATTTAAAGTCGCGATCGCTGGCCTGCTGAGCTTTTCGCTAAGGATTTTGGATTTGATTCAATAAGATTAATTAAGTCTTTTAGACTATAACTTACTCGTATAGTTTTTAAATGCTCTCGGCGAGCTGCAGAGGATCCACTACAAAATACACGACGTATCCACTTGCCGGCATACCAAATGGACTTGGGAGTGGGGATGATATTGAAGGGCGGAGGACAAGTGCCACCCTCCTCAAAGTAACTAATCCAAAGTTTGGAGCGAGCAAACTTCCACTCCACATCAGCTCGttcctaaaaatataatttcttatAGTTTTGAGCcaagacaaaaaaagaaagctaactttcgggcggagccgaagtacCCCTGCGGTTAGGATcggatatttatcgcaaacatcgcATAGAGTCATAAAGTCCATCGTTTTTAAGGGTATTCCCCTATacggcccacagtgatggctacatcttccccaattctcatccgattctcaagcggaataccttaaacgatttctagatcgattctccaccattctgcatcaaaatcctgagacgaaatattttgtagatttttttccattttttgtgatgggatcccttgaaaatggggttttcccctacagggtccacagcgatggctatatcttccccaattctgattcgattctcaagcggaataccttaaacgatttctagatcgattctccaccattctgcatcaaaatctcaagacgaaatattttttagatttttttcccttttttgtgatgggatccctttaaaatggggttttcccctatagggtccacagcgatggctatatcttctacaattctcatccgattctcaagcggaataccttaaacgatttctagatcgattctccaccattctgcatcaaaatcctgagacgaaatattttttagatttttttccattttttgtgatgggattccttgaaaatggggttttcccctatagggtccacagcgatggctatagcttctacaattctcatccgattctcaagtggaataccttaaacgatttctagatcgattctccaccattctgcatcaaaatcctgagacgaaatattttgtagatttttttccattttttgtgatgggatcccttgaaaatggggtttttccctatagggtccacagcgatggcaATATCTTctacaattctcatccgattctcaagcggaataccttaaacgatttctagatcgattctccaccattctgcatcaaaatcctgagacgaaatatttttaagatttttttccattttttgtgatgggatcccttgaaaatggggttttcccctatagggtccacagcgatggctatatcttctacaattctcatccgattgtaaagcggaataccttaaacgatttctagatcgattttccaccattctgcatcaaaatctcaagacgaaatattttttagatttttttccattttttgtgatgggatcccttgaaaatggggttttcccatttggcgatggctatatcttctacaattctcatccgattctcaagcggaataccttaaacaatttctagatcgattctccaccattctgcatcaaaatcctgagacgaaatatttttaagatttttttccattttttgtgatgggatcccttgaaaatggggttttcccctatagggtccacagctatggctatatcttccccaattctgatccgattctcaagcggaataccttaaacgatttctaaatcgattctccaccattctgcatcaaaatctcaagacgaaatattttttagattttttttcattttttgtgatgggatcccttgaaaatggggttttcccatttggcgatggctatatcttctacaattctcatccgattctcaagcggaataccttaaatgatttctagatcgattctccaccattctgcatcaaaatcctgagacgaaatattttttagatttttttccattttttgtgatgggatcccttgaaaatggggttttcccctatagggtccacagcgatggctatatcttctacaattctcatccgattgtaaagcagaataccttaaacgatttctagatcgattctccatcattctgcatccaaatctcaagacgaaatattttttagatttttttccattttttgtgatgggatcccttgaaaatggggttttcccctatagggtccacagcgatggctatatcttctacaattctcatccgattctcaagcggaataccttaaacgatttctagatcgattctccaccattctgcatcaaaatcctgagacgaaatattttttagatttttttccattttttgtgatgggatcccttgaaaatggggtttttccctatagggtccacagcgatggctatatcttctacaattctcatccgattgtaaagcggaataccttaaacgatttctagatcgattctccatcattctgcatccaaatctcaagacgaaatattttttagatttttttccattttttgtgatgggatcccttgaaaatgtggttttcccctatagggtccacagcgatggctatatcttctacaattctcatccgattgtaaagcggaataccttaaacgatttctagatcgattctccaccattctgcatcaaaatctcaagacgaaatattttttagatttttttccattttttgtgatgggatcccttgaaaatggggttttcccatttggcgatggctatatcttctacaattctcatccgattctcaagcggaataccttaaatgatttctagatcgattctccaccattctgcatcaaaatcctgagacgaaatatttttaagatttttttccattttttgtgatgggatcccttgaaaatggggttttcccctatagggtccacagctatggctatatcttccccaattctgatccgattctcaagcggaataccttaaacgatttctaaatcgattctccaccattctgcatcaaaatctcaagacgaaatattttttagatttttttccattttttgtgatgggatcccttgaaaatggggtttttccctatagggtccacagcgatggctatatcttctacaattctcatccgattgtaaagcggaataccttaaacgatttctagatcgattctccaccattctgcatcaaaatcctgagacgaaatattttttagatttttttccattttttgtgatgggatcccttgaaaatggggttttcccctatagggtccacagcgatggctatatcttctacaattctcatccgattgtaaagcggaataccttaaacgatttctagatcgattctccatcattctgcatccaaatctcaagacgaaatattttttagatttttttccattttttgtgatgggatcccttgaaaatggggttttcccctatagggtccacagcgatggctatatcttctacaattctcatccgattctcaagcggaataccttaaacgatttctagatcgattctccaccattctgcatcaaaatcctgagacgaaatattttttagatttttttccattttttgtgatgggatcccttgaaaatggggtttttccctatagggtccacagcgatggctatatcttctacaattctcatccgattgtaaagcggaataccttaaacgatttctagatcgattctccatcattctgcatccaaatctcaagacgaaatattttttagatttttttccattttttgtgatgggatcccttgaaaatgtggttttcccctatagggtccacagcgatggctatatcttctacaattctcatccgattgtaaagcggaataccttaaacgatttctagatcgattctccatcattctgcatccaaatctcaagacgaaatattttttagatttttttccattttttgtgatgggatcccttgaaaatggggttttcccctatagggtccacagcgatggctatatcttctacaattctcatccgattctcaagcggaataccttaaacgatttctagatcgattctccaccattctgcatcaaaatcctgagacgaaatattttttagatttttttccattttttgtgatgggatcccttgaaaatggggttttcccctatagggtccacagcgatggctatatcttctacaattctcatccgattgtaaagcggaataccttaaacgatttctagatcgattctccatcattctgcatccaaatctcaagacgaaatattttttagatttttttccattttttgtgatgggatcccttgaaaatggggttttcccctatagggtccacagcgatggctatatcttctacaattctcatccgattgtaaagcggaataccttaaacgatttctagatcgattctccatcattctgcatccaaatctcaagacgaaatattttttagatttttttccattttttgtgatgggatcccttgaaaatggggttttcccctatagggtccacagcgatggctatatcttctacaattctcatccgattgtaaagcggaataccttgaacgatttctagatcgattctccatcattctgcatccaaatctcaagacgaaatattttttagatttttttccattttttgtgatgggatcctttgaaaatggggttttcccctatagggtccacagcgatggctatatcttctacaattctcatccgattgtaaagcggaataccttaaacgatttctagatcgattctccatcattctgcatccaaatctcaagacgaaatattttttagatttttttccattttttgtgatgggatcccttgaaaatggggttttcccctatagggtccacagcgatggctatatcttctacaattctcatccgattgtaaagcggaataccttaaacgatttctagatcgattctccatcattctgcatccaaatctcaagacgaaatattttttagatttttttccattttttgtgatgggatcccttgaaaatggggttttcccctatagggtccacagcgatggctatatcttctacaattcccatccgattctcaagcggagtagcTTTTAAACTGAGGGACTAGGTCgcgtaaaaacagacagaaagacggacatgcttatatcaactaaggaggtgatcctgattatGAATGTATGTAtctactttatagggtctgagatgtctcccttactgcgtttcacacttttggctaaaattataataccctgaGCAAGGGTATATTATAGGCAATAGATAACCTACCGATATAAGTTGATAGGAATGATTCATCATAGCTATGAGCAAGTTGAGCAGGACCACAATATTGATCACCGAGTAAGTACCAAACATCAGCATTCCCCAAAAACGAGTGAAGATCTTAATGCCATCCAATTCAAAGCTGTCCAAGTCGATCAGGCCGAACACTGCCCAAAATAGGGTTTGTGTGGTTTCAAAAAGgctataaaagaaaatatttaaaattgattttaggaaaaagtaaaaaatttgaagtcttACTTGGAGAATCTTCGCCAAACTATACAAGCATTGGGATCATTAGTGCCATTCATGTTGAGTAAAGCACTCATTGGTGAAACCTCTGGGCAACGCTTCTTCTCCAGATCCGCATAGTACCtgaaaaaatgttgttttttttattttaaagtattttttatagtttagTGAACAACCCACCATAGCAATTGATTTAGACCACTTCCAAAGGCAAAAAGCACCAGGACATAGAGGAAAAAGAATTTCATAATGTCCATCACCATCCGGGACAGCGACACCTGCAGTGGCCCCAAATGCGGATTTACGGAGAATATGTAAACCAACTTCAGGCTACTGAAGATGTTCGCCGCACTGAACAGGCCCTCAGATATGAGCATCGGATCCCAGGCATCCCATCGCTCTCGCGGCAAATCAGTGGCATGTGAATTAAAGATCATTTCCTTCTGAACCTGAAAAAAGGACACCACCCTGAGAGCCACCGTGGCCACATACAGGGAGTTCGTGACAAAATCAATCACATTCCACATGTCATTCAGATACTCCTGGAGACCCACGTCCCACAGCTGCTTCACCTCGCTCCAGATGAGTCCACTGACCCAGGCCAGGATCAGCCACTCGATGAAGGTGGGCTTGGCACCGCGTTTGGTGggcacctccacctcctccacctTGTTCAGCAGCCCCGAAGTGTCGGCAAAGAACCAGCCGCCAATAAACGTCTCGATCCTTTGAGAGGCCAGCATCAAAAGGACTATAAagggatttaattattaaatattttctattaaaGGTCACAACTATATACATAGGTACTCACACAAAAAAGTAAAGTACGAGGCGCTGTGACAAATAAACTTGATGAAGGGCTTTCGCATGGTCTGTCCAATGCTGGAATAGGGTGCCAGGATGTAGGCCAGGGAGAAGATGGGAAACATGATGCCAATCCTTATGATGTCCACTGCCTGGAGGGCCATGTTCTTTCGTCGAAAACCAGGCAATCCTTCGTACCAAATGCTGGCCAGCAGCTGTTGAACATTGGAGTGGGCCACAAACTGAAATATATCAGATTTTATAACTAAAATCTTAAAGCCTTTACTTTTAAGTAGCTAACCTTTTTCTGTCGCAACTTTATGGCCAACTTCAGGCGGTTTAAATGCATCCTTTCGCCGTGCTCGTACACCGGACCGGTGGGATCATGGTTGAGCAGGATCTCCAGCTCGTGGGAGGTGCGAGTGTGGTCCAGCAGGGCGGTGGCAAAGTCCTGGCACTGCTTGCGCAGCTCCTGGTACTCATTCTAAAGTAAACCAACATTCGTTAGGAATTACCTTAATATCATAGTAGACTATGCAGTACTGACCTTAAATTCGTGCTCGAGAAAGCTGAGTCGACGCAGTTCCCAGGATAACTCAAAGGCCGTCAGAATAGGGTCCTTGGAGGAGAGGGCTATCAAACTGGGGCTGGCCAGAGCCCGGTAGGCGTTGATCCGGGACCTGGAGTGCCGAAGAGAGTCCTCCTGCCTGGACTGGACGCACTCGTCACAACCACAGCGCACATCATGCGGCATCGGAAGGACGGCTCCTCGATCCAGCAGAATCTTAATGATTTCATAGTTGTCCCGGTGAGCCGCCAGGATCAGGGGCGTAATGTCCGGCGTAAAAGTCGATGTGTCCTCCGAAGCGGACTCCCAGCTCTaatcagaataaaattaaaagtcaTTCAGATCAGAAACTATCCTTTAACTCACATGATTGCCTTCGCTGTGGAAAGTAACATTTTCATGGTCCAGGAGCACCTCCACAGCCTCGACAAATTCCTCGGAAATGGAGTGCAGGAGTGCGTCCTTGGTGTCCACATTGTAGTTGATCAGGAGCTCGACCATTTCCAGGTTCTCATTATCGATGGCCATTAGGAGGGCGGTGCGTCCCAAAGGATCCACGCAGTTCACGTTTATGTAGTCCGTGTCCTGGGCCTTTTGTAGCATCCTTCGGGTGCCGGCCATGTCGCCCCGCTCCACCGCCAGCAGGAACTTCTTCTCCTCCAGCGTCAGCTGTCGGATCTCCTGATGGGGCCGAATGGTGTTCTCCTCCTCCATCATGCCGTGGATGCTGTGACGCTATAAATAAGGGTaggaatgtttttttaaactctGAAAGCTTAACATAACCTTTGACCTACCTTGACCCGCCGTGCCGGCTCAATTTGCACCGCAATGTGTCCACTGCCGCTGCTCTCGCTTCCCAGTTTCTTCTCGGCACTGTCCGCCGCATCCGTGCCATTTTTGATCTTATTTAGGATCGGGGCCAGCACCGATTTCCGCCGGGCAGGACTCACAAAATGAAGTTTTTTTCCTTCGtctatattaaaaaaaaattttttaattctttttataGCAGAAATAATAAACTGCTTTAAAAACAACTCCTACTCTTGAAGAGTGGTGCTTTATTAACATTTTCTGTAGTTCAAGCCAGAGGACCATAAGGCGGTGCAGACTCTTTTAATCACCACCAGACAGACCTTCAATTACAACCacattcacctttccggccccCTCCCTGGCCGCGCAGATGTCTGGCGCAGATAATCCAGTAAATCCCATACCGATTCGACCTTGAACAGAACGCTATAGTATATCCACCTACAATGTGGCGGAGAGATTTCGTTCAAGGATGCCCGGTTGGGAATCATGAAAGCGccattaaattgtattttctcTGGTTTTTCGATAGCCTTGGCCAATCGTTATCGTTATCAACGCCGACAACGGTAAATCAAATAATAATCTTCAAAAGCAAAAGGGAGGTGGTAGGAGGGACAACAACTGAAgagcaaacacaaaaaaacacgcGGCGTATACGCGATATTCAATGGCAGGGAGGGTGGTGGTGCCATCAGAAATCTGGGTCAATTATTGCCatattcctatttttttttttgttgcatattaAAAGGCAATACACGCACACATGCAACCAATGAATGATAGTGTGGGTGTTTGTGGGCGGTTCGATGTGTCACATTTTggcatttaatttcaaatgaCATTGACTGCATCGCCAGCCGAAATAAATATCCTCAGCctgtcaacaaaaaaaaaagtattttcaaATCACTACACTATGcatttttttctgaaatatatgaaaaaaagttttagGGACTTTTCCAAGAGTTTGAACAAATATAAACCCCTTTTGAATTAGATACTATTCTAAAATCTgcttaaaaattattcaagttgAACCCAAGTAATTGAAGTTTCTCGTGTGATTATTTTCTGGTCTGGCAATTATTCTTTGCCTTCCACGTGCGTTGAACTCTCATTGATTGCTTTACCAACACCATAATACTATTTGGCATAGTATATAGTACATATCCTCCCAGGAGTGCCGTTGTATGAGTCTGCGCAGGACCTAACCTAGGCAACTTTTGTTCAGATTGTCGTAGGTCGCGACCACAACCGAGCACATGTAAACTGTGCCACTAAGCCAACCAAAATGGCGTCGTCAGTGCCGCCATTTTGCACACAACTAAGCCACCTAcacatccacacacacacgtgtATACGTATACCTCCATATTCACACAGACACTCGGCTGTTTCACGGTTGGCATACTAATCACATCGGAACACTATCGATTGACCTGAAAACCCAAACTCGCACACCTGCAATTTCGAATGCAAATGCAGTTGCCTCAGAAAGTTCGATGAAAAGTTAAACCAGCGATGAGGTAGGCTTGGTTAATTGTTAATTAGGATTTAAGCTAACAAAATAtctataattataactactaGAATTATGAGCGAcagggcgtatacttaatgtaGTTCTTGTTAATCAAAACTTACCTTCGCCTTCTTCGCCGGTGTTCGCTTCGCTCCATTTCGACAACTGAAAAGTGAGAAGCGAAAAGCAATTGGTTAAATATTAGTATTATTAGTAGGCTTAAATccata
This region of Drosophila bipectinata strain 14024-0381.07 chromosome 2L, DbipHiC1v2, whole genome shotgun sequence genomic DNA includes:
- the Trpgamma gene encoding transient receptor potential-gamma protein, with the translated sequence MMEEENTIRPHQEIRQLTLEEKKFLLAVERGDMAGTRRMLQKAQDTDYINVNCVDPLGRTALLMAIDNENLEMVELLINYNVDTKDALLHSISEEFVEAVEVLLDHENVTFHSEGNHSWESASEDTSTFTPDITPLILAAHRDNYEIIKILLDRGAVLPMPHDVRCGCDECVQSRQEDSLRHSRSRINAYRALASPSLIALSSKDPILTAFELSWELRRLSFLEHEFKNEYQELRKQCQDFATALLDHTRTSHELEILLNHDPTGPVYEHGERMHLNRLKLAIKLRQKKFVAHSNVQQLLASIWYEGLPGFRRKNMALQAVDIIRIGIMFPIFSLAYILAPYSSIGQTMRKPFIKFICHSASYFTFLFLLMLASQRIETFIGGWFFADTSGLLNKVEEVEVPTKRGAKPTFIEWLILAWVSGLIWSEVKQLWDVGLQEYLNDMWNVIDFVTNSLYVATVALRVVSFFQVQKEMIFNSHATDLPRERWDAWDPMLISEGLFSAANIFSSLKLVYIFSVNPHLGPLQVSLSRMVMDIMKFFFLYVLVLFAFGSGLNQLLWYYADLEKKRCPEVSPMSALLNMNGTNDPNACIVWRRFSNLFETTQTLFWAVFGLIDLDSFELDGIKIFTRFWGMLMFGTYSVINIVVLLNLLIAMMNHSYQLISERADVEWKFARSKLWISYFEEGGTCPPPFNIIPTPKSIWYAGKWIRRVFCSGSSAARREHLKTIRRKAQQASDRDFKYQQIMRNLVRRYVTVEQRKAESQGVTEDDVNEIKQDISAFRCELVEILKNSGMDTNVTAGQGGGGGGKKNRQKERRLMKGFNIAPPGSTGSLAPVAEFSTSLDNYDNQHEILSSTLSTLFTPNFMHKRQQSQAGSGGGGSGDSPTSPTQGVQGTALGVTGQIATKYNKSALKPYNKRIAGHKKRWGTLIEAAKVGNVSKMLGRSKSEDSVCNSSHASTPVHGQTRVSYAQNSTQQGYGYHGESNSSTTPSVGSSSPATASTGSAGHMSVGTHFFHTTSGLTAIAALKRKRKKFSSSKNICPVTESVAAANAAEILSDKTLKRVSSYPAAEAGVQNKDPAQLVKPRRHEQTQSQHDSVETSTFTLSIDPSNTSVNSREPLISNSCVSNTGAIG